Proteins encoded together in one Euzebyales bacterium window:
- a CDS encoding copper chaperone PCu(A)C, with protein MERHHVTIPRLMLTLVLGGRCCPRPAPARRPRAPSPSRTAASRCRRANGVAYMTLTNEGGSDDQLVSAASDGAESVELHMTTTDGASATMQQVEGIDIPAGGNAVLAPGGYHAMLIDVTEGLAEGDTVELTLTCERADEQTIAAEVVPVGDVAPMGVVVQSDAFLPRRTILVALTPRSARAASFRPEVDIDGDPTRVLVEQMGMTTSPAAISSRPWRIATNVSSSDRISRSPPTPHTRRRARARPTVDRVG; from the coding sequence ATGGAGCGACACCACGTGACGATCCCGCGACTGATGCTGACCCTGGTGCTCGGAGGGCGCTGCTGCCCACGGCCTGCACCGGCGCGGAGGCCACGAGCGCCATCACCGTCTCGGACAGCCGCGTCCCGGTGCCGCCGGGCCAACGGCGTCGCGTACATGACCCTGACCAATGAGGGCGGCAGCGACGATCAGCTCGTGTCCGCCGCCTCCGACGGCGCGGAGTCCGTCGAACTGCACATGACGACGACCGATGGCGCCTCGGCGACGATGCAGCAGGTCGAGGGCATCGATATCCCTGCGGGTGGCAACGCGGTGCTCGCGCCGGGGGGCTATCACGCGATGCTGATCGACGTGACCGAGGGCCTTGCCGAGGGCGACACCGTGGAACTCACGCTCACGTGCGAGCGGGCCGATGAGCAGACCATTGCCGCCGAGGTCGTGCCGGTCGGCGACGTGGCGCCGATGGGCGTCGTCGTTCAGTCAGACGCCTTCCTCCCGCGCCGTACGATCCTCGTCGCTCTGACGCCGCGTTCCGCGCGCGCGGCGTCGTTCCGTCCCGAGGTCGATATCGACGGCGACCCGACCCGAGTGCTGGTCGAGCAGATGGGCATGACCACGTCGCCAGCGGCGATATCGTCGAGACCGTGGCGGATCGCCACGAACGTGTCCTCGTCGGACAGGATCTCGCGGTCTCCTCCAACGCCGCATACTCGTCGACGGGCACGAGCACGGCCGACGGTCGACCGTGTCGGGTGA
- a CDS encoding VOC family protein, producing MLRVGTVVVGVEDLDRAMAFWTGALDYVPKRAVGPDDDFVILVPASGDGAHIALGVSETPVQEHPRVHLDLYAGDAADQAAEAERLIALGATRVDWDLYPVDPDFVVLADPEGNRFCVIDTSWGG from the coding sequence ATGCTTCGTGTCGGCACGGTCGTCGTAGGCGTCGAGGACCTCGACCGCGCGATGGCGTTCTGGACCGGTGCGCTGGACTACGTGCCGAAGCGGGCCGTCGGTCCGGACGACGACTTCGTCATCCTCGTCCCCGCGTCGGGCGACGGCGCCCACATCGCGCTCGGCGTCAGCGAGACACCCGTGCAGGAGCACCCGCGGGTGCACCTGGACCTGTACGCGGGGGACGCCGCGGACCAGGCGGCGGAGGCCGAACGCCTGATCGCGCTGGGCGCGACCCGCGTCGACTGGGATCTGTATCCCGTTGACCCCGACTTCGTGGTGTTGGCTGACCCCGAAGGCAACCGCTT